AGGCCACTACTTCGGCATGGACGAAGACCACCTCCACGAGTTGGGATGGGGATAGCCTGCGTTAGACGTTGTGCTTGTTGATCCAGGCGATGACCGTGTCCATCGCCTCCTCCTTGGCCGGCTCGTTGAACACCTCGTGCTTCTGGCCCTCCCAAAGGATGATTTCCTTGTCTTCGGACGCGATGGCGTTGTACCAATTGTTCGCGAAGTAGGTGGGGACCAGCTTGTCCTTCGTCCCGTGCATGATGAGCGTGGGGTAGGTGAAGTGGTCCGCGTTGAGCGCGTCGTAGGCGACGGCGAAACCGACCTGGCTCAGCGTCGACAGGCTCAACTCCCGGGCGACGAGGGGATCGTTGCGGTACGCCTCGACGACGTCCTCGTCGATAGACAGGAAGTCATTCTCCGGCACCGGAACGCTGGAGAACCCGACCAGGCCGGAATCGAACTCAGCGTCCAGGCGATTCGGCACGAGCACCCGGGCAATCTCGGCGTTGATGGAGGACATCTCGACCATCGGCAGCGCCTCCGACGAGGTCAACCCCAGTTCCTTTTGGGCCTGGGTGATCGCCTCCGGCGTGACGACGGTGGGATCTTCGCCAGAGCCACCAGAAATATTGGTGGTGATTCCGCCGCCATTGCTCACGATACCCACCAGCTTGCCCGGGTACTTAATGCCGTAGAACTGCACAGCGAAGGCACCCATGGAGTGCCCGAGCATGAACGTCGGGGACCCTGGATGCTGCTGCTTGGAGTAGTCCACCACCATGTCGATGTCATCGACCAAGGCAGCGAAGCTATTGATGTCTCCCAGGCCCTCCGGGTTCCCCGACTCCGGCGACGCCGTGATGCCGTGCCCGCGGTGATCCATGCGGTAGACGTTGTAGCCCGCGTCGAGCAACCGCTGGGCGACGTAGTCGTAGCGGCCCTGGTGCTCGCCGAGACCATGCACGACGACGACCGTTCCGCGGGCATTCGGGATGGTCTGCCGCTGCACGAAGATCTTGGTTCCGCGGCCATCGCGGCTGGTCAGCCACGTGGTGTCTCGGGTGACTTCGGCGGCCTGGGCGACGGCC
Above is a genomic segment from Corynebacterium uterequi containing:
- a CDS encoding alpha/beta hydrolase, with amino-acid sequence MELTHSKKGLAIALAVAAGMLPTVVPVTVGDALTLRGTAVAQAAEVTRDTTWLTSRDGRGTKIFVQRQTIPNARGTVVVVHGLGEHQGRYDYVAQRLLDAGYNVYRMDHRGHGITASPESGNPEGLGDINSFAALVDDIDMVVDYSKQQHPGSPTFMLGHSMGAFAVQFYGIKYPGKLVGIVSNGGGITTNISGGSGEDPTVVTPEAITQAQKELGLTSSEALPMVEMSSINAEIARVLVPNRLDAEFDSGLVGFSSVPVPENDFLSIDEDVVEAYRNDPLVARELSLSTLSQVGFAVAYDALNADHFTYPTLIMHGTKDKLVPTYFANNWYNAIASEDKEIILWEGQKHEVFNEPAKEEAMDTVIAWINKHNV